In the Maribacter sp. MJ134 genome, one interval contains:
- a CDS encoding DUF3291 domain-containing protein yields MYHLAQANIARFRAPLSHPTMKEFVDFLEPVNKFAEESKGFVWRLKDEEGRSASYLESPFQDEMMAINISVWEDMESFKGFVYGSVHSYFLKHKKKWFDLSKPSQFILWWIKAGDTPTLTTTKEKLELHQLQGDSPEVFSMRSLYDAEGNPIKTH; encoded by the coding sequence ATGTATCATCTTGCTCAGGCCAACATAGCTCGTTTCAGAGCTCCTTTAAGTCATCCAACGATGAAGGAGTTTGTAGACTTCTTGGAGCCGGTGAATAAATTTGCGGAGGAAAGCAAAGGCTTTGTTTGGCGTTTAAAAGACGAGGAAGGTCGCTCTGCCTCTTATCTAGAGTCACCCTTTCAAGATGAAATGATGGCCATAAACATAAGTGTCTGGGAAGATATGGAATCTTTTAAAGGCTTCGTTTACGGCTCTGTGCACAGTTATTTTTTGAAGCATAAAAAGAAGTGGTTTGACCTTTCCAAACCATCACAATTTATATTATGGTGGATAAAAGCAGGTGATACACCAACGTTAACCACTACCAAAGAAAAATTAGAACTTCACCAATTACAGGGAGATTCTCCCGAGGTATTTTCAATGCGCTCCTTGTACGATGCGGAGGGAAACCCTATTAAAACACACTAA
- a CDS encoding Lrp/AsnC family transcriptional regulator — protein MLEKLDAIDRGILKILEKDAKTVAKSIAEQLGLTKTPVYERIKRLEKEGYIKNYVAVLDTDKIERSITVFSFVSLEAQKGSLMDDFLEKVKQFNEVSECYVVGGEFDFLLKVTVKNLDAYYDFAKSKIATLPNIGAVKSAFVLNEAKNQQYFPLL, from the coding sequence ATGTTAGAGAAATTGGATGCTATTGACCGCGGAATTTTAAAAATCCTGGAAAAGGATGCAAAGACGGTCGCAAAGTCCATAGCAGAGCAGTTGGGTCTCACCAAAACACCCGTTTATGAACGTATCAAAAGGTTAGAAAAGGAAGGTTATATTAAGAATTATGTAGCTGTTTTGGATACGGATAAAATTGAACGAAGTATAACCGTGTTCAGTTTTGTGTCCCTCGAAGCTCAAAAAGGCAGTTTAATGGACGATTTTCTGGAAAAAGTAAAGCAATTCAACGAAGTCTCCGAGTGTTATGTTGTAGGAGGGGAGTTCGATTTTTTGTTGAAGGTAACCGTAAAAAATTTGGATGCCTATTATGATTTTGCGAAATCAAAGATTGCAACCTTACCGAACATAGGTGCGGTAAAAAGTGCCTTTGTACTCAATGAGGCTAAAAATCAGCAATATTTTCCTTTGTTGTAA